The window TgtaattttaaataatctttttttttgttatgaagaAACGAAAGCCATTCAACTAACCACGCCCTTGTTCCTTACTCCCATAGTAAGGCATGAAGGTAAGGCGTCGAGTTACAACGTCGAGATGGTTTTTAATTATATATCTAAAACTTTTGGCGAGATTTGGCTTTATGTTAGTGCGGACTAAGTTCattgcaataataaaaaaaagatttcgaACAGTTATATTAACAAAAAGGTTGAACAAACAAATATACATAAATAAGGCGAAAAGTTTTGATATAGTTTCTGGCTTCGCTCATCAGTCTTCGTATTCTCGAAGATCTAGCATAAACGTTTCCGTTGTGGTGCATTCATTATCAggctataaaataaaaagtgtttAGTGAACATAACGATAAATGCCAATACAGAAACATGCTTGGAAAAGGTCAACTTACGTCAGCTGTTACACCAACAAGACTATCTGCTTTCGTGTAGAATTCCTCTTTCAGTGAAATGACAATGCACTGAAAATTGTTTTCCGTTTGATTCTTGATATAATTTGTAACCTAGACACGAAAACatcttaaacatttttgaattcaCAATTTATCGTGTGTAGAAAAGAATAACATGTGCATACCCTGTTAATATTTGTGTTATCCAATGCGGCATCTATTTCATCCAACACGAAAAAAGGCGAGGGTTGGTAACTAaggttaaaaaaacttaaaaataaatacagcgTCTTTGgtgtaacaaatatataaacaataaaacttttaaacacgTGACCATATCATATTAATCATATTAAAACGACGTGAACTAACATATAAAAACATCAACCAAATGTATCACAAATCTGCTGCAACTGCTATCGTTATGCGGAGAAAAAAATggcattaataaaaaaagttgttttgtaCTCGGTTAAAAAGTAACAACTGTATCTAAAATAAGAGAGGTAAAAATATATCACCTGTGAATAGCAAAAAGAAGAGCTAAAGCGGCAACTGTCTTTTCTCCTCCAGATAAGTTATCCATTGGTcggaatctaaaaaaaatagatttgttCAACTTAACAATTTACATAAGACAGAAGTCCCAAAAGTCAAACGCTACTAACCTTTTCCCAGGAGCTACGCAGTTATAACTGATACCTTCTAGATAAGGTTCCTGCAAAAGAAGATAATGAACATTGCAGTTCATGCAAGCCCAACACTACACTACAACATGTCAGTAGAGCGAGAAATAAAGTCAATACCTCCGCATTTTCAGAGCCAAGGAAAGCTTGAGCACTTGGATTATTTGATAATTCCtgcaaagaagaaaagaaaatttcagcTCGAGTACAACGCATCAGAAACAACACgaaataaagaaacatgaaAACCAATGTGTGTCGCTACTTTATGTCAAATAAGTACTGCGGTATACTTGTGACTTAGAGGAATAAAAATACGCGGTTGCCATACCTTGTAAATATCATCTATCTTTTGAGAAACATGTTCAAACGCATCCATAAATTTGTCGTACCTAAATAAAGGAACAGGAAAAAATACTAAAGcataaaaagataagaaaaaaagagcAGTGCATAGAATTATtttaatgataatttttaataaattttttgacgttGACCGACACTACCTTTCTTTCTGTATAGCTTCATACTCCATTTTTGCTTTTCTTGCTCGCTTTCGCGTTGTTTCGAACTCGTCACTCGTTTCCTTCAACCGATGCTGAACATCGTCTAATCTAAAAATTagttaaagttcaaaacaaTTAATTACCTCCAACAGAATAACACATTCAGGGTAACGAACGAACATACTACATACTTGCTCACTGCTTTCATATTAGGAGCAGCAATGCGCGATAATGTAGCATCAAGTTTATTAACGTTCGAGGTAAGTTCTTGAGATATCTTTTTAACTTCATCCTCATCGCCTGGATCCTTATAATTTGCACTCAAACCTCTGTAATTCACTTCAATGCCATCGTCCATACTCGACAGTTTCGTACTCTGTAATGCAAAACGTAGGATGGTCATGGGAGCAAACGGCAATTGCAAAAAGAGAagttcaaaaaaaacaaataaactccgCTAGACTTATTCTGATGTACTAAATACATACTAACAGCATTTACGTAAGCAAAAGCATTACGAAGATAACACGGTACATAACTTCATCGTACCTAGAGGTAGACAACATATATGAAGGTACATTGCATACCTGGCTAGAGCCATCTACCTCCATTTCTTCATCGGCTTGATTAGACGTAGCTGCCGACGCATCTATATTGTTTAATGAACCCTTTTTAAGTGGTATTTTAATATCATCCATCTACAAACAAAGTCTCCAATATTAGCTTTGTAATAAAAAACGTAAATTTATAGTAACAAAAATTAACTTCCAGTCTTACCTTGCATTGCTTTAGAAGGCTAACACGATCACCAAGTTTCTCTTCATATTGTCGTTcctgaaataataaaataaaagagcTTGTAATGCAAAAATAACGTTCAGATTTAAACTGGGAAGATGTTGCTGAATTGTGACCCACCTTGGAGGAGATTTTCTTTTGCAATGCAACTTCATCCTTGGTGTGCGAGGTCATtcgttttttaacttcttttatttcaatttcCTTCAGACATACAAAAGCAAATACTTTTTGTCAGGATAACTTGAAGTAAAacataaatacttttttttgttgatcTATATTTCAATCCAACTATACCTTGTCgttcatttcattttttaacaccTGAATATCGAGGCGAAGTTTTTCCAATTCGCTAGTGTCTCGGTCGATCtcctaaaatgtttaaaaagtatcAACTTAATCGCGCTTGCTCATACTCTATCAAGAATTACCGAACGTGATTGGTCGTTATTTGCTGATTTGTCCGCACATTAAAACCTTAAAACTTGCTGCTGTGCGGAAAAACTAATTCTCAACTAATCAAAAAAGGGTCAGACTCAATCAATACAGTGGAAAATACTAGGTTGCGTTTGAACAAGTGACAATATTAAGAAACCATGAAAGGGAAATGAATACCtgcatttgttgtttttcttgtgctttcaatttttcaatttcCTCTTCATATTTTTTCATACTTCTTTCCAATTTCTTAAGCTGATCCTTATGGTCGTGGGATTTTGCGTAATCCAGCTAGTGCATAACAAAAAGAAACCGAGGTCAGATTCAAACTAACAACacgctttttatttatttattactaaGGCTACCGTGATATCTTAGAGGCAATAAAACTCTTTTCTCCGATGTAAGACAGCGAAATAATGAAATGGGGTAAGCGATTCACGAGGACGATATAAAGAACCACACCTAGCCTGACACAAGCCGTATATGAAGGTTTTCGCTGCAGGTTCAGTCAATGAACGTATCTGctatttttcagtatttttactCACCTGACTCTGTAAACGTCCTTCTTGTTTTTGAAACTCCAACCTCTTCTGCGTTTTTTCTTGTTGTGCTACTAATTGTTTTTCTTCGTATTGCCTacgcaaaaaaatgtaaacaaacatttaTTTATAGACATAAAGAGCACGATAACGGAAAGTAAGTGCTATAAAGAGTAAACAATACCTGATATTATCAACGCCTATTTGTTCACAAAACGATCCAAATATCTAAGGAGACATGACAAGTTAATTTTTCAtgctaattttaaaattatcgtTAAGTgaaactgtactaagcggttgtAATTGTCATCACGTGGCTGATTCTATTCTGAGCGATGGGAATGTTACTTAATGCGACTCATAACTAAATCTCCGAGAAACATTTTGTTAAACTAAGTTATAGCATAGAAAggtataaaaactaaaaaaaacaactaaaattaacataaaataaaatgcacTAGACTTGATACCTCGTCATCGACTGCATTCTTTTGTTCTTGCAGTTTCTCAATTTCTTTCTTACGCTTCGAAATAGCAACTACGTGTTTCTCAGATTGAGGCTAAAAAGAAAAGatcaagaattaaaaaaaaatcgctttCTCTATTTGCAAACATTCGATAAAAACAACTTCTAAACATACCTCAATTTCTTCGAGTTTTGAAGCAATAACTTCTAGCTCTCTTTCGTTACTCACAAGTGATTGTTGTTCCTaacagaaagaaaaagtaataaagttaaaattaaaaaaacaactcaGTACTTAAAAGAATTACACGCTAAAAATACtcaaatacagaaaaaaaaaaaccaGGAACTCCGAGTTCTGCTTTTACCAACCAGAGCACTATGCTTCGAATACTAAATTAAGGAAAAAACTACAAATTTTACTATCGTTTCTTTATCTCTTCTTGTGTATTTAAGTCGTGACTCTAAACCGCTGATTTGAGATTTTAAATCTTGTAAAGCAGATTCTTTTCTGCGCTCTGCGGTGAGGTCTTTTACTTCAGTAACATACTGGTCACGTCGACGTTTCAATTGATCAATTTGTTTAGAATCCCAACGCTTCGCTTTTCTCTGAATATCACTACACATAAAAAATAGCATATTACAGAAGACTGAACAACAgagaaacatataaaaaataaattagtacTTATGCTATAAAATACTTGCTAGTTCCCTAGTTGGACATTCACAACATAAAATCACAAATAAACTAACCCAAGTCCGCCAGAAAAAACTCCTGATTTTTCGAACATTGTTCCATCCACCGATACAGTTTTCTTGCGTTGTGATCCAGTGAATGCTAACTTCCTGGCTTCCTCCATAGTATCACAAACAAGAGCATTACCACAAGAAAAAACCAGTGCAcgctgaaaaacaaaaagtaatgGAAGAGCATTGAGCAGCAATAACAAGAACATCTGCGGGtttagtgatttaaattttaggaaCTAAAACCCAACTTTTATTCAAGAGTTTACATCAAGCTACGGGGTATGAGGCAATATTCTCAGGCGATGGTCACAAATTTAATACTGTTACAATCGCTTACAAGTTGCATGCCGCTTTAAAGATACAAATCGATCAAATCGATTTGATTTTATATCTTGTTAATTGACGTTGTTAGCAACAAAAACCTACAATGACGACACAAGCTACATTTTAGGCGATAGTAATTGAATTTGTTCCTGTTGCCTTTAAAAATTGTCCCCATGGTGTTAGCTTTAGTAGATATAAAATATTAAGAGGCCGCTATGCAAAAGAGCATTCGAAATAAGATAAAACATATATGGAGAGAAACTagaatcacatttatcagcacAAATTCCTTTTCTAATATGCAACATTTCCCGATTTTGGGCTGCGCGAGAAGGCAGTGTTCTCCCACACAAGTCAAATAAAACTTACCTTAATACACTCAGGATCATACTTGATAACATCGACAACAAGTTTTGCAGTTCCTCCCACTTGACGAAGCTGTTCATTGATTGGTTTCACTTTAAGTGTATCGAGAGGTAAGTACAGCTCACGTTGAATCATCTATGATAAATAGAGAACACAACTACACTTATTGACTGTATTTATTCAAATATATTACATAAAAGCTGAAAGAAGTATCAATAACAAACCTGTTCTTTCATGTACTGGATACACTCTCTACCAGTCTTTTCAGTATCCACTACAATAGCTTCCATGTTCTTGCCTAACACTTTCGTTAAAGCAACTGCGTACCTGAAAAAAAAGGCATGAAACATACCGTAAACGACAGATTAAGCGCTCCGTGCCCAATAAGCGCTCCTTCAAATAGACGGCCCGGGGTTAGaaatatatttgtaaataaGCGCCCCTGCTCTAATAAGCGCCCCCTGTCAAAATGGAATTTTTATATAAACGCCCCGGGCGCCTAATCCGTTATTTACGGTATTTGCAACTAAAGGCTTACAAATTGTTGTTAAGTTTTGTCAAATGTTGAAAATCCTGGTTTGCATATTCACATTAAAGAAAGGTCAGTTTTCAAACAGAGAAATACTCAAAGCGATATTTATCGCGTTGCATTTATTTTTTAGCCCCTGTGCTCTAACCAAGAAAGGTTGAAtaaagttttacaaaaaaaattatttcatattcTCAGCATATATCTGAACTATGATTGGTTGTCCACGTTAAGCGCAAAATATAGCTTGCAATACTTCCCAACACATACTTTTTTCTGTCAGAACGCAGGAATTCTGTTGTATGTAAACAACTGAtttacaaactttaaaatagttttgcttaacttatataaaatttacaaagtaTTCGATTGATTACAAGTATAATTCGtagataaatataattttacaacTCAGTCACCTAGCCAGACGCTAACTATTTGGATCTGtcaatattttgataaaaatgctaaatctttaaaaataattgtttaccTTTTGTGAACAGGCTCACACAAATCAACCAAACGTCCATAAACACCAGGAAACAACTTCTTTAAGTTATCCACAAATTCCGCTTTTCTTTGCGAGCGAGTATTTTCTGATTTGTCAGCTTTCGCctcattaatttctttttgtacgCCTTCAAGCAGGGTGTTGACTTCTTGGTAGCGCTGATTAGCTTGCCTAAATAAATACGAAAGATACACGAGTATCAGGGTAGAGTTAACTACAGAAAGTATATTTGACATAATCGATATCTCCAAAGTTCCCGCTATTGGCACATATTACCTTGAGTCAAACACCAGGTACGGAACAACGAAATGTGTATTCAGTTTTAAATGAAATATGAAGTACCTCACAGATTTTTCAAGGTTGTCATACTCGTCTTTGTGCTTCTTCATTTTTTCAACGTTACTCCTATAATATACGATTAAAAAAGCTTTACATGTACGtttaaaactgaatttttttttttttaggtaatGAGAACgccataatttaaaaatcaatgttAACAAACCATTTTGctgcaaaattttgaaatttaggATTTTTCTGCTTTAGTTCCCATATCTATATATTTCAAATTtggataattttatttttactatagttggctattaaaatgaaaactttGTCACTGTCAAAGTCAGTACACTTTAGTATTTCACACTATTTGCAGTCTCACTCACGACAGCAATTAAAATTTCCATCCGTTCacaatttttaagtgaaaaaatgtttcTGTTAGGACACAATTATGcagaaatttgaaagaaatagcAAAAATATTTCACCAAAATTTCTGACCATTCAAACCTATTCCCACCAACTTttccttgtaattttttttatcacaattgtatatactatatatacaaTTGTAACTGTATATGAACAGTTATAATCATTCATTCGACATACTTGACATATTCATCACATTGTGTAATACGTTGCTGTAATTGTTGCTTCTgctcttttaattctttttgtcGTGCAAGGAAATCTTGTTTACGTTGTTTCACTTGTTGCAAGCTCTCTGTGTCAGCACGCTGCTCACGGTTAATCTAAAAGACAAAGTAGCTAGTTGATTTTCAATCAGATACAAGGTGAATATAATGTACAGAGATATAGAGATTTTAACTAAGACATTTCTTTGAGTCTAGTAGAAGGGGGACAGGGTAAACATATTGTTTAGCACAGTGtacactataaaaaataaacccTCCATAGACAAAACAAAGCTTAAATGCAATGATAGAAATTTTCGTTGCATTTtccaacaaacagaaaacaacaaagacttttcacattttttccAGATTTACCTTCGTCTGTCAGACCCATTATAATTTAGTATACCTTGTCCAGCTGGGCTTGAATAGCAGCTGCTTGCTTCCCAGCAGCTTCTTTCAGTTGATTGTATTCAGCAATCTGAAGAAAATTAATCAATAATAATCAAATGGTTATATGACATATCTTTAAACACATTTCGAGATAAAAAATACTGACTTGATTATCCATTAGCTCTAAACTTTGGCCTTGACTTTCCTGTGAAACTTCCTCATCGTATTGTTTGGCCATTGCTTGAACCTCTTGCAGTTCTCTTTCCAATTCCTTAATCTAAACATTAAAATAAGGGTTTAGAAACAGTTCTGTTTTTATTCATTATAAACGGGACAAACTTTGAACTCTTAAGTTGTTGTGGAAAGTtaatagttttatattttccaCCTTACCTCATTCTTTTGCTTTTCAGCATTTCGTTTTGTCTTCGAGTGAGCTTGTCTTAAATcatgaataaaaattaagagaGGTTGGTCGAATAACTATCAAGACACAAATCGTCTACATTATATTTCCCACCTTGTATCTTCAAGCTTCTTATTGTGATGTTGCGTTGTTTGTTTGGCTTTTAAGTACAGAGGTCTCTTCTTGTTTAAGTCTGCTTCTTTATCAGCGATGCCTTTCTCCTTCAACGCAATTTCTCGAGACAATTTACCATTTTCAGATTTCTTAGCTTTTAGCTGAGTTTCTATAACACTTTTTTTGGAATCCTAATAACAAAAGGAGGATGGAAAAATTTTTAGGAATTAATTGGTTtgaattttaacaaaacaaatttaataataTAAATTAAGTTAACATTCACACATCCatacataaaaataatgtacACAAATTGTGGATTAAACTGAAGAAAATTACCAATTTGTTTTGTTCCTTCTGGTGTTCTTTTATTTCAACCTCAATTTTTTTGATATCCTGTTCTGTGTGGTACAATTTAAACAGCTGTGCCTGGAGTTTTGCATCAACCTatacataaaaaagtaaacttagCCTTCGACATAATTGCAAGGGATTAATTGTCTGTCCAACCACAGCACTTGAGGAAATGATCATTGCATCGCATAAAATTTCTATGGAAATAGACttttttagaagaaaattttatttttatttttttttattttcttatacattctgaaaatgaatttaaaataaatttaaacgcAGTAGACAAATTATTTTTCTCCATAATGATTACATTGAATTTATGATATATTATCTAAGTGGTCATCCATCCATACTGACTTTTTACCCCCTCCCTGTGTATGTGCAGATACAAACTGTGACATTTTCATCAATTCTTCGTGGTCGATATAGTTTCTTAGTAAACCCACCGATACATCCCTGTACTAACGCAGAAATTTGTTAGTTAATGCCTAATATAGagaattaaaaagcaaaaaaagttcCCATACAAAAACGATTAAGAATTCttgaataaaaatgattttaatgcACAGGGATAAACAAACTACTTGTATAATACTCTGTTCTCTCCAAAGTGAGAACTAAAAtccagaaaaaaacaaaaaattttttgtaaaagacGTCCGCATTTAGACTGAACACCCCCTGCCCTCTTTTGCATTCATTATTCCTAACCCTCTCGCCTCAAATATGTGGACCTCCTTTAGATGGCTAAAGATTGTTTAAATTAGGAACTGTCCCAAACACTtgaattactttaaaaaattgaatgtgCTCTCAGCAATTATAGTGTACATGAGAAAATGAAATACAACAATGGAAAGGATagtgtgttttgtttttcttaacattttttactCACATTTAATGACAAAATATTGGGCACCAGGTTAATAACACTTATGGTTCAcctaaaatgtgtttttttttgttaatttttaaaaatgctgacatTACCAAATCCTGCAACAGTTTCTGGTATTTCTCAGCCTCATCTTTCTCTGCTTTAGCTTCTTTTCGTTCTGCAGTAATACCCTGCAAAGAAATACATATCACTCtccataaaaacaatttaaatttgaccaaaaagaaatatacaacagaaaatattttacttttttcttatgCAAGGAAAATGTTGTGTCTTCTTCAGCTTTAGCCATTGCTTGCTTACGCTTCTCATATTCTTCTGCTAGGACTCCAGATCTAAAATAACATTgcattttcaaaagttgaaAGATGTACAACACTACTCCAAATTATtactttaaattctttttaacatACCCACTgattttttcaaacatttcaGTTCTCTCTTTTGGTGTTTTCATTGCAATCGATTCTACTGCTCCCTGAAAATTAAATTAAGTTTACATTATAAAACTTCAACAAGTGCACTTTTCCTTCCTTCCACACTTAAATACTTCAGGTTTTTTTTTGGCTTTTCTAATCCTGTTAACCAGGATAGCTTTTGCAAGAGACTTGGTTTGGACAGAAGTTTTGTTTTCAGTAAGGCATGACTCACAAATCGGGAAATGTACACTTCAATCAAATGTTAGGGAGGAAGGGGGGtaaaactttgacgttaaatatTTCATACAATGAAACATTGTTGTTTTGGAGAATAGAGATTTTTTCGGGTGATTTGTCGTCCACATGCTTCACAGAAGTTTATGTAGGAGTCCAGGGAATCTTGATGCTCAAGGAAATTTAAGGAAGGAGTAAAATTTGAATGCCAGATTGACATATGGGGTAACTTTTCGATTCCCCAAAAACATCAATGGATATTccataaaaatttgtttaatcgACAATATATTCACCTGGAAAACAAGAAAGTTTTTGGCTTTGATTAAAATTCCAATGTTTTCCAAGGCTTGTTGATAATCCTTGTTATTAATGACTTTACCATTAATGCGATACTCTGTGCCTGAGCCAACAATTCTGAAAAGGTTAaatcaaaaataagaaaaataaaaataggtgGAACTCGTTTACAACATGATCATAATTATTTGTTCTTCTGCTTAGTGTTGAAAGATGCACTAAATAAAAGCATGcttgaaatgtaaaaaatgatgtCAGGCATTGATATGTTATTTTAACATCTGTGTATGGTTAAACTTTTTGAAAGCAATTCTTGCACCTATACTTACTTTCTTGTAAAAACTGTTTGTGTGCTTTTCCCAACCTTGTCAGTGTCAATGTAAAATGCAGATACACTAGCAGTTGTTGCAATCGGTTTGTTTACAGGTGCACCATGGATGAGTTCCTAAAtataaatgttaatttttactGCCAAAAAATGTAAGCAGTACATGTTTTGCTTCAAATTGATAACTACTTATAACCCCTAAAGGAAAAAAGGTTACACAGCTTCAGTTTATTGTATCTTGAAGGAGGATTAACAATTTTACGATAATTGCGGAGCGAAACCTATTTCCTTGTTAACTAAGGCAAATATAAGTAAAAAGTAATTATGGTGGGGAGTATATAGTATTTCCCTGCATCTATAcattcaaaaatatcaaaatttcatTCATTTTCAGTTCTGTTTTTTTCAGTGTTTTAATATTGTCTTTCTTTACTACATACTACAAACGTTCCAGGGTAGTACACATTGccaaattgactttttttaacccTGTTGGTAAGCATATATCGGTTTTGGTCAAATGACAGAAACAGAAAGTATTTCTATATCGGACATATTAATAAGGCCTATCAAATTATAATGAGCGTTTCTCCTGCAATTATCAACACAtactgaaaatttttaaatatatttatcacattcattttTTAGGTTTAATCAAAACGCATTTAAGAAACACAAAGTAATTTTCTGGATAAGAATTCTCATAATTTCTAcaccgaaaaaataatttttctgatataCTAATAATTTCCtgataaagaaataattttcgagtctgtaaattgaCACGAATTGTACATCGATTCTGGATACCATTCTTgttttgtttaacatttttcagcATTTTCTGATACATCAGGTTTTAAACAGAATATGTGACTGGCCCATGGAATATTGTGTCCCAAAAAGATTGCAGTACTGCTAATGCAGGAGCCCTGGGACATATTTCATCAAATTAACTTTTTTCGCTTtggcaaaaaataaaactgtttaATTGGATAAATCGAGCCAAGGGGATTTGTTTTTATATGATTTGACTGAAAGCGGCACCTACAATTTTTCTCTTGCAAACCTAGAGGATCCTGTCCCCCACTCCGCAACCCTTTCTATATAATTCTATTTAGAAAACAAACATGAGGAAATGAGAGAAGAGAAAAAGGTTTTGGATATCATAAATGAACATATTTACATTAGGTctaaaaccaaaaattttagAGTAAATTTTAACTAGCCTTGCTGCACGAATAAGGTATTTATACTGTTTTATTAACATTGCAGAgttggtgtagtggtagcgcattcgatttgtaatcataaggtttcaggttcaagtccccactccggcgcactttaaatgcagtgtCGTCAgtccatttggtgccatctactggcCGCTAaacggcttgtgtggcaggcaggCAAGTTTCAGCAATGCTATAtgtatctctggcggtaatgtaacatactTACAGTtggaggggaggaagagccaaccgttaggatggaatccccaaggacgttaaaactttcCATTAATTACTTACTACTGACTATTGATTTTATAAGCTAtgtatttttgaataaagttattcagaatataaattttgtttaaagttaGGTAAAACAATGTACAGACCCACCTTGACTGTTTTTACTCTAAGATTTGATGTTCTTTCACCCAGGACAAAACTGATAGCATCCATCATATTTGACTTTCCTAcatacaaacaaagttatggttaattttaaaaatttttaattttgatgcaaTGTGTGTATTAAAAATGTGCTGGCCCATGGTTTACCACATGATTTACTTTTCCTTTTGTTCTTAGATGAATTTAGATAATAGttattatatactttctttaaccaaaaaaaataattaagccTCCGGTTTTCATTATTAGCAAGTAGCACAagttaaaattaagaagatttgTATTTACTTACATAACCAGGTACTTTatgtattattattaattttgatttttaacttcaaatattttttagctgtaaaatatgATATATCATGGAAAGAGTGTTCTATATTATTCTATGATTATTACTTGCATTTTTAGTTTAT is drawn from Hydractinia symbiolongicarpus strain clone_291-10 chromosome 8, HSymV2.1, whole genome shotgun sequence and contains these coding sequences:
- the LOC130655341 gene encoding structural maintenance of chromosomes protein 1A-like isoform X2, with amino-acid sequence MMDAISFVLGERTSNLRVKTVKELIHGAPVNKPIATTASVSAFYIDTDKVGKSTQTVFTRKIVGSGTEYRINGKVINNKDYQQALENIGILIKAKNFLVFQGAVESIAMKTPKERTEMFEKISGSGVLAEEYEKRKQAMAKAEEDTTFSLHKKKGITAERKEAKAEKDEAEKYQKLLQDLVDAKLQAQLFKLYHTEQDIKKIEVEIKEHQKEQNKLDSKKSVIETQLKAKKSENGKLSREIALKEKGIADKEADLNKKRPLYLKAKQTTQHHNKKLEDTRQAHSKTKRNAEKQKNEIKELERELQEVQAMAKQYDEEVSQESQGQSLELMDNQIAEYNQLKEAAGKQAAAIQAQLDKINREQRADTESLQQVKQRKQDFLARQKELKEQKQQLQQRITQCDEYVKSNVEKMKKHKDEYDNLEKSVRQANQRYQEVNTLLEGVQKEINEAKADKSENTRSQRKAEFVDNLKKLFPGVYGRLVDLCEPVHKRYAVALTKVLGKNMEAIVVDTEKTGRECIQYMKEQMIQRELYLPLDTLKVKPINEQLRQVGGTAKLVVDVIKYDPECIKRALVFSCGNALVCDTMEEARKLAFTGSQRKKTVSVDGTMFEKSGVFSGGLGDIQRKAKRWDSKQIDQLKRRRDQYVTEVKDLTAERRKESALQDLKSQISGLESRLKYTRRDKETIEQQSLVSNERELEVIASKLEEIEPQSEKHVVAISKRKKEIEKLQEQKNAVDDEIFGSFCEQIGVDNIRQYEEKQLVAQQEKTQKRLEFQKQEGRLQSQLDYAKSHDHKDQLKKLERSMKKYEEEIEKLKAQEKQQMQEIDRDTSELEKLRLDIQVLKNEMNDKEIEIKEVKKRMTSHTKDEVALQKKISSKERQYEEKLGDRVSLLKQCKMDDIKIPLKKGSLNNIDASAATSNQADEEMEVDGSSQSTKLSSMDDGIEVNYRGLSANYKDPGDEDEVKKISQELTSNVNKLDATLSRIAAPNMKAVSKLDDVQHRLKETSDEFETTRKRARKAKMEYEAIQKERYDKFMDAFEHVSQKIDDIYKELSNNPSAQAFLGSENAEEPYLEGISYNCVAPGKRFRPMDNLSGGEKTVAALALLFAIHSYQPSPFFVLDEIDAALDNTNINRVTNYIKNQTENNFQCIVISLKEEFYTKADSLVGVTADPDNECTTTETFMLDLREYED
- the LOC130655341 gene encoding structural maintenance of chromosomes protein 1A-like isoform X1; translated protein: MPGYLERLEIQNFKSYKGKHVVGFTKFASIIGPNGCGKSNMMDAISFVLGERTSNLRVKTVKELIHGAPVNKPIATTASVSAFYIDTDKVGKSTQTVFTRKIVGSGTEYRINGKVINNKDYQQALENIGILIKAKNFLVFQGAVESIAMKTPKERTEMFEKISGSGVLAEEYEKRKQAMAKAEEDTTFSLHKKKGITAERKEAKAEKDEAEKYQKLLQDLVDAKLQAQLFKLYHTEQDIKKIEVEIKEHQKEQNKLDSKKSVIETQLKAKKSENGKLSREIALKEKGIADKEADLNKKRPLYLKAKQTTQHHNKKLEDTRQAHSKTKRNAEKQKNEIKELERELQEVQAMAKQYDEEVSQESQGQSLELMDNQIAEYNQLKEAAGKQAAAIQAQLDKINREQRADTESLQQVKQRKQDFLARQKELKEQKQQLQQRITQCDEYVKSNVEKMKKHKDEYDNLEKSVRQANQRYQEVNTLLEGVQKEINEAKADKSENTRSQRKAEFVDNLKKLFPGVYGRLVDLCEPVHKRYAVALTKVLGKNMEAIVVDTEKTGRECIQYMKEQMIQRELYLPLDTLKVKPINEQLRQVGGTAKLVVDVIKYDPECIKRALVFSCGNALVCDTMEEARKLAFTGSQRKKTVSVDGTMFEKSGVFSGGLGDIQRKAKRWDSKQIDQLKRRRDQYVTEVKDLTAERRKESALQDLKSQISGLESRLKYTRRDKETIEQQSLVSNERELEVIASKLEEIEPQSEKHVVAISKRKKEIEKLQEQKNAVDDEIFGSFCEQIGVDNIRQYEEKQLVAQQEKTQKRLEFQKQEGRLQSQLDYAKSHDHKDQLKKLERSMKKYEEEIEKLKAQEKQQMQEIDRDTSELEKLRLDIQVLKNEMNDKEIEIKEVKKRMTSHTKDEVALQKKISSKERQYEEKLGDRVSLLKQCKMDDIKIPLKKGSLNNIDASAATSNQADEEMEVDGSSQSTKLSSMDDGIEVNYRGLSANYKDPGDEDEVKKISQELTSNVNKLDATLSRIAAPNMKAVSKLDDVQHRLKETSDEFETTRKRARKAKMEYEAIQKERYDKFMDAFEHVSQKIDDIYKELSNNPSAQAFLGSENAEEPYLEGISYNCVAPGKRFRPMDNLSGGEKTVAALALLFAIHSYQPSPFFVLDEIDAALDNTNINRVTNYIKNQTENNFQCIVISLKEEFYTKADSLVGVTADPDNECTTTETFMLDLREYED